A genomic stretch from Hemitrygon akajei chromosome 10, sHemAka1.3, whole genome shotgun sequence includes:
- the LOC140734157 gene encoding endogenous retrovirus group 3 member 1 Env polyprotein-like codes for MGNNSGIWNCSGHNPYEGIPSVWKAWRKARKGGFVPEGLFWICGNQAYTKLPKGWGGVCFLGLIRPEFFLLPQDEDRELGIKLFDSLRREKREIKVGEWGDEWPPARIIEYYGPATWAQDGSWGYRTPVYMLNRIIRLQAVVEVITNQTALALELLAEQQSQMRTAIYQNRLALDYLLASEGGVCGKFNLTNCCLKINDNGKAVLKISDKIRKLAHVPVQTWRSLGNLSWLDSLLGGSWWRIALLILGGILIMIIILPCLIPCLRALITRVVVQVMQPGNPADPAKMLLQRGRELEEWNPWTNP; via the coding sequence ATGGGAAACAATTCGGGAATCTGGAATTGCAGTGGGCATAACCCGTACGAAGGAATTCCCAGTGTTTGGAAAGCCTGGCGGAAAGCAAGGAAAGGAGGATTTGTCCCAGAAGGTCTGTTCTGGATTTGTGGGAATCAGGCATACACCAAATTGCcgaaaggatggggaggagtttgtttcTTAGGCCTTATAAGGCCAGAGTTCTTCCTCCTACCCCAGGATGAAGATAGGGAATTGGGAATCAAGTTATTTGACTCACTGAGAAGGGAGAagcgggagataaaggtgggagaatggggcgaCGAGTGGCCTCCAGCACGCATCATTGAATATTACGGACCAGCaacttgggcccaggatgggtcatgGGGTTACCGAACCCCGGTATATATGTTAAATCGAATAATACGCCTACAAGCTGTAGTAGAGGTGATCACCAACCAAACCGCATTGGCTCTGGAATtgctggctgagcagcaaagcCAGATGAGAACAGCCATATACCAAAATCGATTAGcattggattacctattggcctccgagggaggggtctgtggaaagttcaatctgacaaactgttgcctaaagataaatgataatggaaaggcagtgttgaaaatatccgacaaaattcggaagttGGCCCATGTGCCAGTACAAACTTGGAGATCCTTAGGGAACCTGAGTTGGCTGGATAGTCTGCTGGGAGGAAGCTGGTGGCGAATAGCCCTGTTAATATTAGGCGGAATACTCATAATGATAATCATATTACCATGCTTAATACCCTGCTTGAGAGCATTAATAACGCGAGTAGTAGTACAGGTAATGCAGCCAGGGAACCCAGCTGACCCGGCTAAAATGCTGTTGCAACGAGGCAGAGAACTGGAAGAGTGGAATCCCTGGACAAATCCTTAG